The window aagtagcaatttttaaatctatcaaagctatttgtaatatttaaatgCAGGAATCTCAAATTTCCATCAGGCCAGAAATCATCCCAAAAGTTATGGTCACATTTACAAATAGAATGAATGGAATGTTTATGTTTAGGACAACCAAAAAAAGCCCTTGgtaactttttaatatataatttactcAAATAAACTATAATTAGGAATGGTGatgaaacaggaaacaaaaataagcTTAAGCGAAATTTCTGAAAGCTAATGAAGACAATACCACCCCATatggcagatacaaaaagaaaaacagttataATGGAATTAAGAGTTCTCTGGTCATCTTCCTTCATTTGGTCATGCAGGAGTTTAAGTATTTTGACTTCCCATATCACAAAGTTAGTCCATAGGGGCTGGTGGATCTTGTCCATTATGAGCATTGGTTGGCTTTCCAGGTAGAGGTTGGATCCTCTTACATTAGGAGGTCTCAGTAAGAACAAGATCACTGCAATAACCATCCAGGCCATCAAGATGATGGTAATACTGGAGCCATCATCACCAAAAGGTCCTGGATATTCCTGAAGACAATTCTCTGTCTGTGTAGTAGTGCTGGGACTGCATCAAACAGATCAACCAGCCTCCTCATCACATGTTCCTGAGTGCAAACTCATTCACAGGGATTGAATCCACATTCTACTATGATTACTCAGCATGCTACAACATGACTGTTTAAATCTTTTCTGAAGACAGGCCAATGGCATTCTAGGTTCCTCtttcacataggaaggcacatggccagcatctgctgatccttttctcctgggtttccttgctttcaggttctggcttttccagtttctgtgggtccttgcttgcctTTCCTGAAACTGTTCTCTCCAAGCTGTCTGGGTGTTTCTCATATTCTCCTCTTACATTTTACTAATAGAGCCATCTCTCTGCTAATTACACAAAAATTTACAATTTCTGGATTACTTATTGGATAGATTTGCAAGTGAACAGATATTTCACAGCAGATTTTACATCCTTATTCCTCAAGCTATAGATGATAGGATTCAGCATGGGGGTCATGGCCCCATAAAACAAGAACATAAGCTTGTCTGAAGTTTGAAATTTGTCTTTCCCAGGCTGGTCTTGAGACATGGGCTTTGCGTACATAAAGAAGATGGTACCATAAAATATGATCACCACAGTCAGGTGTGAGGAGCAGGTGGAAAAGGTCTTGTGTCTCCCTGTGGCTGATTTCATTCTCAAGATGGTGTAGAGGATGAATATGTAGGAGAAGAAGATGACCAGCAGTGGAAAAGCCACGAAGACCGTAATGGACACCAGCATGGTGGTAACATTGAGGGATATGTCAGCACAAGCTAACTTGAGGACAGCCAAGATCTCACATCCAAAATGATTGATAACATTATTCCCACAAAATGGCAACCTCATGGCAAGAGACGTTTGCACAGTTGAGTTGATTCCACCAGACAACCATGACGTGGAAGCCATCAGCACATACACCGCCTTGCTCATGATGATGGGGTACCTCAGAgggttacagatggccacatagcggtcaaaAGCCATCATGCCCAGGAGCAAACACTCTGTTGACCCCAGAGCAAACACAAGGAACATCTGCGCTGCACATCTAGAGAAGGAAATGGTTCTTTTCTGTGATATGATGGGCCCCAAAGTTGAAGGAATAGAAGCAGTTGTATAGCAGATATCCAGAAATGAGAGGTTTcccaggaagaagtacatgggggtgtgaagacGAGCATCAAAGATGCTTGCTATGATGAGAACACCATTGCCCAGTAGAATCACTAGATACATCACCAGAagcagagcaaagaaaatgatcTCAAGATTTGGATGCCCTGAAAGgcccagaagaagaaattctgacaCAAATGTCTGGTTGTTCTGATCCATGTCATCTGTTTTCCATATATCAGAGAAAGACCTAACCTAAACTGTGCTCGATGTCAAGGGACAAATGTTTCAAATTAGCCTGATAAATCATAGTTTAGGATGGAATGAAAAGAGTGTTTCTTGGAACTCTGATATCCATATACCCTTAATGATTTACATGGCTATAATACAATGAAACTGGGAAAGCTGGATGTACTTGTGCCCCATAATCTATCTATGGTCACATCTAGATTTGGAAGTAAACTATCCTGATTTGAGGACATATTCCTGAATTGAAGTTTCTAAAAACCCATATTTGATGAGAGACTTCAAACTAGACTTCTTAGTTTGATCTGGCCCGATGTGTATGGACCTGGTGGCAATGGCAAAATTCACCTCAACCACAAGGAATGGACTTTTGATTCATTAATTAACTTACATGAACAAAATGTCAAggcaacttttatttttctgcatatttCTTTTTGTGCTGGAATGCTTACCATATTCCAGTCTGTTCCATTGTGTGTTATAGACATTAAATCATAACAAAGTGAATCACATGCACCACAATTAAATGTCTAATCAgggcaaagtaagttgttgatcTCTTACTGAAGTCCACTCTTAATATCTGGTTTGATTATTCTTAACTTGATGGAACAGTTCTGCATGGATGTGTTGGAGAATCTTGGAAGACATTATGCAGTCTCTTTGCTTGTTTCATTTTGTAGCTTCAGAGAATACCTTGATAATTCACTTGTTTAAGccaacatgagaaaaaaaataattatgtgtaaatatattatatgtatttggTGCATACACCAAAGCATACTTTACAAATAATCATTCTTTATACTATGCTGATATTTTTTCAATCTTGAGAGAACTTAAAAAAAGACCACATTTTGTAAACaatattttacattgttttacaaaataaaactctATTTGTAAACAATAGAGTGTGTTTGAAGCTCAGACCTTTGGCACCCTGCCTAGTTCACAGCTTCACTAATTTTAGCATGCATGTCGTTTGTTTGATGAACTTGTTGAACTGCAGATTCTGTATTACTACTGTTTAGAACagggcctgagaatctgcattctCATGAGTTTCCAGATGTGTTGACAAAATTGGTAAAGAAATAACACTGAATATAAAGGTGGTAATCTACAATGGATTGAAAAAGTGCCCAGATTTTCTGATCCTGTGAGATTGTCTTTTGTCTCATTGTGTACATTGCTTTAATGATCTGAAAACTACAAGAAtatgtttcatctttttttgttttaaagtaaattCCAGTCATACTGTGTTATCAAATATTCttcatataaatataatcttGAAAAAGCCATTTTTCAAAAGCAGGTTTACTTATGACAGGCTGTAAAATATTGTtaggtatattttattttggtaCCCTACCTGAGTCCACTAATATCTGAAACACAGTTAGAAAATGAAACCAATAACCTAAGGTTTCTATCATTACAATGTTCACTGTCAGTTAGTTACATAGAAAAACTTCTTATGAAAATACAATATGCATGTAATTATATTGTGTAATTTggcagaaaattaaatttttttctagagaGAGGAAGTTTATTAGTGATAAATTTCTCAAGGGACAATTCAGGAAGAGTTTCAGACTCAACCAGACAGGGAAATATGGAAATGAATAGACAAgtgtggaagaaaagaagagtagCTTAGAAGAGAGAACAGGTTGAGTGAAATTTTGGAATAATAAAATAGAAGTACCTCAATTTTGAGGAAGGAAGTTTCTGTAGAGAAGTGGTGACCAGCTCATATGACAAGGAAAGCGTGATTGGAGTACATAAGACTAAAATCTGGCAGAAAATGTACAGCTCTTTTAGTGGTAAAGGGTCTCATTAAAGCAAGAAGGGCTGAGATTTCAGAACCTGTGACTTTAATTCACACCCAACTGGATATATTTGATATGTTTCTATGAGGTTTTAGAGCTCAGATATGCCACAAGAGTTAAGAAATTTAGAATGAcctgtttttctttaattactgACTTGGATATGAATATTGATCTTTTCATAATCCATTAGATTTGAAAGCAGCCAATTTCATGTTATTCCTAATGAGAGCTATTATGAGTTATTGAGTATGTCAGGTCCACTCTTTTCATCCACTCTATCCCTCAATTTCTTGTGCGATAGTGGATGGGAAAGTTACTGTAGAGCAGATAAGGACTGGAAATCAGAAACCACACTTGTCAAAGGCATTCTCAAATTAGAATCAATAAAGTTAAAGAATAAATAGTAGAAATATTTAAACtttgaagaaaaagacaaagggaCTGTGCCATCTCAGTTTCAGTGAAGAAAAACTTGagcaataaaaagtttatttttataatttaattcataTAAAAGTCAAGACTACCTATAAATATtctgtgttcatttattttagcCAATTTATATTGCAGGTTCGAGCTTTTGTATCATGTCATTTAAATTAGTTTACTTGGCTCAGGTCTCCTGCTTAATAAAGGGCAAAGGCAAGACCCAAAGCCCATGCTTTCTCTACTGCTACCTAGACTAATTTGTGCCAATAAAATATACCTAGAAGTCAAATGTCATACAGAGGGAATGCTCAACAACAGAGATTAATGAGGTCCAAATACGACCTTGACTGTGCTCAGTCAGCAGTGCCCTGAGGAAAGTCACAATAATTACACACTCACGCTACAATACTTCTTATGACAAAGTTCTCCATGCGTAGTGCTCACAGACTGATCAATGGAAGCCTCGGAAAGAGGAGAGTAGCCCTGTGGTCTGCTCAGCCCTGAAGCTAAATGGAAGAAAAACGGCAGGACATTGAACTTACTGGGCAACACACCGAGGTTCCAGGTCTGGCCTCTGGTGCAGGTCTGTAGAGGACTCCTCTCTCGGACAACTGTAATGACAGCACATCTTACACCACCTCAAAGCTTCTCCCTGCTACTTGCTCCAAGCTTCCCCTCCCAGGCAGAAAAACCATCTGCATTTCAAACCCACATGAGCACTGGCCTTTCTCTCGcctttgtttttctctgctgCCAGCACTTAAAACTTCTTATCTTGCATTTTGTGAGATAACAAAACACATAGGTCAAGGTGATGGTCAGTCTTGATTATCCATCTGCAACTAGTACCTAACATAGTAGCTGCAAAAAATAGGTTGGTGTCAACTGAATACTTAAATTCTAGGTTCTTAAGCAATTTTCTGTGCAGAATTAGCAGATTCAAAATCAGAACGATTTTAATATGTGCCACTTGTTGTCAGGCAACAAACTTTAGGTATTTcgtttgatttttgtttcttttttctcttagtaTATTTCAATCAGTCAAAATAAGCTGTTTGTTAATATATGCATAATCAGTTTAgacaatttaaatataaagtatCACTTCCTACCCACTTGAACAGATGTCACATGGTTTTAACATAGTGGAAAAGTGATTGGCATTTAGTATCGAGATTTTTGGTTTGAATTTCTTTGCTTCTAACTTATAGATTTATTGTCTCATTTGTAGAATAATGATAAGTATGCATGTCTTACTTTTCTCTCAGGAATGCTATGATGAAAAAATAAGTTAGCATTTCAAAATTGC of the Tamandua tetradactyla isolate mTamTet1 chromosome 2, mTamTet1.pri, whole genome shotgun sequence genome contains:
- the LOC143659209 gene encoding olfactory receptor 13C4-like, which encodes MDQNNQTFVSEFLLLGLSGHPNLEIIFFALLLVMYLVILLGNGVLIIASIFDARLHTPMYFFLGNLSFLDICYTTASIPSTLGPIISQKRTISFSRCAAQMFLVFALGSTECLLLGMMAFDRYVAICNPLRYPIIMSKAVYVLMASTSWLSGGINSTVQTSLAMRLPFCGNNVINHFGCEILAVLKLACADISLNVTTMLVSITVFVAFPLLVIFFSYIFILYTILRMKSATGRHKTFSTCSSHLTVVIIFYGTIFFMYAKPMSQDQPGKDKFQTSDKLMFLFYGAMTPMLNPIIYSLRNKDVKSAVKYLLS